A stretch of the Corylus avellana chromosome ca6, CavTom2PMs-1.0 genome encodes the following:
- the LOC132184912 gene encoding NAC domain-containing protein 100: MEESLPPGFRFHPTDEELITYYLTRKVSDVGFQSKAMAVVDLNKCEPWDLPGKASMGEKEWYFFSLRDRKYPTGLRTNRATEAGYWKTTGKDKEIFRAGVLVGMKKTLVFYKGRAPRGEKSNWVMHEYRLESNHPFKSTKEEWVVCRIFQKSAVKKPQQAPSSQLSLDESPCDTNSIANEFGDIELPNLNTINANSSTAFCNINISPQSYNNIISDNNNNNNNKANMINLNNNMNNWGAPSLAWPANLLSSGLSMNSLLLKALQLRSYQQPREAIEYSSYNMPAQGFSHNFGNDHLTASSSKVLESAQQQQQQPEQPFNMDSIW; this comes from the exons ATGGAGGAAAGTCTCCCTCCTGGCTTCAGATTCCATCCCACTGACGAAGAACTCATTACATATTATCTAACTCGCAAGGTTTCTGATGTTGGTTTCCAATCCAAAGCCATGGCTGTTGTTGATCTCAATAAGTGTGAACCTTGGGACCTCCCAG GCAAGGCTTCCATGGGAGAAAAAGAATGGTATTTTTTCAGCTTGAGAGACAGAAAATACCCGACAGGACTTCGGACCAATCGAGCCACGGAAGCAGGGTATTGGAAAACCACAGGGAAAGACAAGGAAATATTTCGCGCTGGAGTCCTTGTTGGGATGAAGAAAACCCTTGTATTTTACAAGGGAAGAGCTCCCAGGGGTGAGAAAAGCAACTGGGTTATGCATGAATACAGGCTAGAAAGCAATCATCCTTTCAAATCCACCAAG GAGGAATGGGTTGTCTGCAGGATCTTCCAAAAGAGCGCAGTGAAAAAACCACAACAGGCACCATCCTCGCAGCTATCTCTTGATGAGTCTCCATGCGACACAAACTCAATAGCAAACGAGTTCGGAGACATCGAGTTACCAAATTTAAACACCATTAATGCAAATTCATCCACCGCCTTCTGCAATATTAATATATCACCACAAAgttacaataatattattagtgataacaacaacaacaacaacaacaaagcaAACATGATCAACTTGAACAACAACATGAACAATTGGGGAGCTCCATCGCTCGCATGGCCTGCTAATTTGCTAAGCTCTGGTCTTTCAATGAATTCCTTGCTTCTCAAGGCATTGCAGCTGAGAAGTTATCAGCAACCAAGAGAAGCTATAGAATACAGCTCGTACAATATGCCTGCACAAGGGTTTTCTCATAATTTTGGAAATGATCATTTAACAGCATCTTCCTCTAAAGTATTAGAATCTGcacaacagcagcagcagcagccgGAGCAACCATTTAATATGGACTCCATTTGGTGA